The genomic window TAAGGCGGACCCCTGGCGTGTCACCAAGGGATGTCACAAAGGGTCCCATTGTGACACGCGCCTGGGCTGAGTGGGTCCCAGGCGTCCGGGCGCTGTAAGTTCGCGGGCGACACCAAGCTGGGCAGGAGGGTTGATCCGcttgagggcaggaaggctccgcagagggatctggacaggctggatCGACGGGCCGCATCTAAAAACCCGTCTAAAATCCCATCTAAACGTCCCCTGGCACAACTCGAGGCCGTTTCCTCATGTCCAGGTCtcgggctgcagggtgtgcccgcGTGTTCTGTCAGGGTTGTGGcaaatggggccacatcaggctggaagccggtcaccagtggggtcccccaaggctccatttcaGGGCCAActctcttcaatgttttcataaacgaTTTGGGTGTAGGgctagaaggtgttttgagcaaatctgctgatgatactaaaccgggaggagctgttgactctgctgagggtggacaggccttgcagagagatctggacaggtcggagagctgggcgatcaccagcCGCacgaagtttaacaagagcaagtgccgggtccagcacctgggaaggggcaaccttggctatacgtacagactgggggacgagacgctggagagcagccccgcagagagggatctgggggttttggttgacagcaagttgaataggagccagcagtgtgccctggcagccaggagggccaaccgtatcctggggtgcatcaagcacggcatcgctagtcggtcgagggaagtgattgtcccacaCTGCTGGAGTTtaagcgtttggactgtgctcttagtcatcCGGTCTGAgtttttgggtagacctgtgtggtgccagcagttggactcgatgatcctcaTGGGGTGCATCcatgggtgctgagggagctggcggaaGTCATTGCTAAACCACCCTCTGTCATCTTTGATAAGTCATGGGCatcaggagaggtgcctgaggactggaggaaagtAAATGTCACTCtggtcttcaaaaagggcaagaaagaggacaTGGGTAACTATAgaccagtcagcctcacctccatccctggtaaggtgatggaacaacttaTCCTTGGCATCGTCCCTAGGCATATCAAGGATAAAAGGGTCACTAGGGGCAGTCAGCgtggcttcaccaaggggaagtcatgcttgaccaacctgatagccttttaCGAGGACATAGCCAGGCGGATAGATGATGGTAAAGCAGTGGACGCGGtgtatcttgatttcagtaaagtcTTTGACACCGTCTCCCGCAGCATCCTTGCAGCTAAACTGAGGAAGTGTGGTCTGGATGATCGGGTGGTGAGGTGGGCTGTgaactggctgaagggaagaagccagagggtTGTGGTCAATGGGATGGAGTCGAGCTGGAGTCCTGTATCCagtggagtccctcaagggTCGGTACTGGGACCAGTGTTGTTCAATATATTCGtcgatgacttggatgagggaatggagtgcgccgtcagcaagtttgctgataacACAGACttgggaggagtggctgacgTGCCAGATGGCTGTGCTGCCACCCAGTGGGACTTTGACACGCTGGAGAGTCGGGCagggagaaatttaatgaaatataacaagggcaagtgtagagtcctgcatctgggcaagaacaaccccaggcaccagtataatcatagaatcatagaatatcccgagttgggAGGGACCCGTAAGGATCGTGGAGTCCAAAGTATAAGTTGGGGACTGCCCTACTGGAGagcagtgaaggggagagggacctgggggtcctggtggacggCGGGATGACCAcgagccagcactgtgcccttgggggccaagaaggccaacggcatcctgggGGTGGTTAGTAGGTCGAGAGgggttctcctccccctctgctctgccctggtgagaccgCACCTGGAATATTGCGTCCAGTTCCGGGCCCCTCAGTtccagaaggacagggaactgcttgaaAGAGTCCAGCGCAGAGCCCCGAGGATGGgtaagggagtggagcatctcccttaggaggaaaggctgagggagctggggggtctttagcttggagaagaggagactgaggggcGACCTCCctcattaatgtttataaatacataaagggtgagtgtcaggaggacggagccaggctcttctcggtgacacccaatggtaggacaaggggcaatgggtgcaagctggaacatagcTTAACTATGAGGCAAAACTTTTtgactggaacaggctccccggggacgtggtcacggcaccgagcccgtcggagttcaagaagcgtttggactgtgctccCGGTCAtctggtctgaatttttgggtagacctgtgtggagccaggagttggtcTCGGTGATCCTTgcgggtcccttccagctcgggacATTCGAGGCTTCTAGACACGCTTCGAGGAATTCATTCGTGGATATTTGGGTTAATTTTTAGGTCGTTGGCCCcatgtggagccaggagttggtcTCGGTGATCCTTgcgggtcccttccagctcgggacATTCGAGGCTTCTAGGATTCGTGACACCCTCGAGGAATTCGTTCTCAGCCATTTGGGTCAATTTGGGGGCAGTTGGTCCCGTGTGGAGCAAGGATTTGGACGATTCTGTGaccccggggcggggggggggggggggcactgggtTCTCGGAGGACACCGGGGGGGCACCAGGTCCCCCTTCCCAACCCCTCGCTGGTGATGGGCCCCACTTCGGGGCGTCGCCCCTTTAAGGAGGCTGCTGCAtttacggggggggggggctgggccGACCGGACGGAGGCGTGGTCAATGGAAGGGAGGGGCGTGGCCGAGCGAAGAGGGCGTGGCCTAGCGGTTTGGGGGGAGCGGCCGAGCGGTGGGGGCGTGGCCGAGGGGTGGGGGCGTGGCCGAGCGGTGGGGGGGCGTGgccgagcggcggcggcgcggccgagcgaagggagcagggcagagcggCGGGGGCGTGGCCGAGCGAAGGGGGGCGTGGCCGAGAGAAGAGGGCGTGGCCGAGCGAAGAGGGCGTGGCCTAACaccggggcggggcggggcggggcggggccgccgggTCGCGGCCGCCCggtccttccccccccccccctccgccccatctccccccccccccccgccgcccccccggtcccgccccgccgctgccgccgctaCCGGaagggcccggcccggccccagccgccgccgccagcaTGAGGTGAGCGGCCGGGACCGGGCCCAGCCCCCGCTACACCGGGGAGGGGTCCGGAAGCACCGGGAATtggcaccgggggggggctccggtAGTACCGGGGGGGGGCCCGGTGGCACCGGAGGGGCTCGGAAGTACCGGGGGGGGGTGGGCcggtggcaccgggggggggtCGGTGGCACCGGGGGGGTACCGGTAataccggggggggggggcccggtgGCACCGGGGGGGTACCGGTAataccgggggggggggcccggtgGCACCGGGGGGCACCGAGATCTGGCACCGGGGGGGACGGGAGGGCAGCGGGAGGTCCCCCGGGGGGATCCCGgaagcccccgggggggggtcccggtaACACTGAgggaaccggggggggggggcaccggaAGCACCGGGGGTAACCGGGAGctgcacggggggggggggggggtagtaCTAgagggggggcaccgggggcttGCACCGGAagcattgggggggggggggggcaccgggaacTTCACCGGGGATTGGGGGGGGCGGTCCTAGgtaacacccccccccccccccccgccgctttccgggagcagaggagggggggctcggtgctgcccccctcccccccccccttcccgtGCCTCCGTTTCCgcccccggggagccccggtGGTCCCGCGGTGTTTGGGTAGGGCCGCCACAaacacagccccccccccccccctccaggaTGTGCCCGCCCAGGGGAGGGGCAGCGGCCGGAGCCgttgggaagaggaaggaaaaggggggggggggggggggtaacgggggggggggcagcacccgcTGGGAGCCCCGGGGGAACCCCAAGTGCTGGGGTGcccccacccatgggtgccggtgtcatggggggggggggctcaccccttgggggggggggctggggggggctcacccctggggggggggggctggtaccggggggggggtggtctTGTTTTGGGGtgccagcacccatgggtgcacaTATTGGGGGCCccccccacccatgggtgctgggtgTGTGCTGGGGGGTCCCATACCcattcccccccctccccccacccatgggtgctggtggaaggggtggtgagggaggggggggggttcccCATTTGTGGGTACCGGTACTGGAGAGGTTCCCATTTTGGGGTGCCAgcacccgggggggggctccccccacccatgggtgctggggggggggggggcgggggttCACATCTATGGGTACCGGTTCCACAGGGTTCGCTTCTTAGGGtgccagcacccatgggtgcccatTTTGGGGGTCTCCCCCCACCCATAGGTGCTGGGTGTGTGCTGGGGGGTTCCATACCCACGGAcccccacccatgggtgctgggaggaaggggggggagtCACATCTGTGGGTACCGGTTCCGGGGGGGTCCCTTTCTGGGGtgccagcacccatgggtgcccatTTGGGAGGGGCTccccccacccatgggtgctgggtgccccctGGTGTTGTGTGcgtgctgggggggggtcccatACCCATGGACccccccacccatgggtgctggtggaaggggtggtggtggtggtggtgggggggggggttccccaTTTGTGGGTACCGGTACTGGAGAGGTTCCCATTTTGGGGTGCcagcacccgggggggggggctccccccacccatgggtgctgggtgcGTGCTGTGGGGTCCTGTACCCACGGAcccccacccatgggtgctgggaggaaggggggggggagtcaCATCTGTGGGTACCGGTTCCGGGGGGGTCCCTTTCTGGGGtgccagcacccatgggtgcccatttggggggggctccccccacccatgggtgctgggtgTCCCCTGGTGTTGTGTGcgtgctgggggggggtcccatACCCATGGACccccccacccatgggtgctggtggaaggggtggtggtggtggggggggggggggggggttccccggggggggggggggttccccaTTTGTGGGTACCGGTACTGGAGAGGTTCCCATTTTGGGGTGCcagcacccggggggggggctccccccacccatgggtgctgggtgcGTGCTGTGGGGTCCTGTGCCCACGGccccccacccatgggtgctgggaggaagggaggggtCACATCTGTGGGTACCGGTTCCGGGGGGGTCCCTTTCTGGGGTGccagcacccaagggtgcccatttggggggggctccccccacccatgggtgctgggtgccccctGGTGTTGTGTGCGTGCTGGGGGGGGTCCCATTCCCATGGCccccccacccatgggtgctggtggaggggtggggggggggtggggggggggggggggatccccATCCGTGTGTacagcggcgggggggggggggggtcccacgCTGGGTGCTGGTGATGATGTCgtgtccccctcccccccgccacccatgggtgccccccgGCCGGCCACGCAGCGAGACGGTGCTGTGCAGCGCCCGCGCCACGGTGCTGCTCTACGACGAGGCCCAGAAGCAGTgggtggcggcgggggggggcccccAGACCCCCAGCTGCGTCCAGCTCTACCACCACCCCGGCACCCACGCCTTCCGCCTGGTGGGGCGCAAGATGCAGCCCGACCAGCAGGtgggggcacccatgggtgctggggggcggggggcacccGTGGGGGCGGGGGTTAATGAGGTTTTGAGGACTATGGGGGGGCTACGGGGCACCCAcgggtgcggggggggggggttatggggCACCTGGGGGTGTGGGGTAACTCTGGGTatgggcacccatgggtgctgggggggggggggcacccgtGGGGGCGGGGGTTAATGAGGTTTTGAGGACTACGGGGGGGGGCTAcggggcacccatgggtgctggggggggtgTTATGGGGGCACCTGGGGGTGTGGGGTAGCTCTGGGTatgggcacccatgggtgctgggagTTATAgggcgtggggggggggtgcaATAGTGCACCCATGGTCGGGGGGGGGATAtgggggcacccatgggtgtcAGGAAGGTTGCAAtagggcacccatgggtgcagggggggGTGTTATAGGGTCcttgggtgctgggggggtgaTGACGGGGTActcatggggggggggggggaggaactgcagggcacccatgggtgcccagggggctgtggggcacccatgggtgctggggtggggggggggtgctaTAGGatccctgggtgctggggggggggggggggattgaTTACGGGACacccatggcggggggggggggggggttgttaCGGGACCCCCACGGGCGCAAGGAGGGCGGGTTAAggggcacccgtgggtgccggggtgcacccatgggtgctcactacccccccccgtcccccccccccaggtggtGCTGAACTGCCCGCTGGGGCGGGGGCTGCGCTACAGCCAGGCCACCCCCCAGTTCCACCAGTGGCGGGGGCCCCGCTGGGTCTGGGGGCTCAGCTTCGGCGCCCCCCGCGAGGCCGCCCTCTTCGCCGCCGCCGTCCTGCGGGCGCTGCGGGCGCTGGAGGAGGGTGAGCACCCttgggtggcggggggggggcaccctaAGGCACCcccagttccccccccccccctcccccttacACACACCCTGTGACACCCCCCCCCTCATAGGGCCCTCGCAGCCCTGGACGGAGCCGGAGACCCCCGAGGAGAGTCAGGAGAggtgggtgccccccccccccccccccaaaaaaaataatggggggggcccatgggtgctggggggggggggggcactgtAT from Cygnus olor isolate bCygOlo1 unplaced genomic scaffold, bCygOlo1.pri.v2 scaffold_217_ctg1, whole genome shotgun sequence includes these protein-coding regions:
- the LOC121063353 gene encoding vasodilator-stimulated phosphoprotein-like: MSETVLCSARATVLLYDEAQKQWVAAGGGPQTPSCVQLYHHPGTHAFRLVGRKMQPDQQVVLNCPLGRGLRYSQATPQFHQWRGPRWVWGLSFGAPREAALFAAAVLRALRALEEGPSQPWTEPETPEESQERWVPPPP